In a single window of the Renibacterium salmoninarum ATCC 33209 genome:
- a CDS encoding YbaK/EbsC family protein translates to MRKASFLSRERATELTEMEFGGITPLGLPGQWPILVDAEVLELPLALIGSGIRKSKRILPGKVLAQVAGVEIVPGLGLLAAG, encoded by the coding sequence GTGCGAAAGGCGTCGTTCTTATCGCGTGAACGAGCCACCGAACTGACTGAGATGGAGTTTGGCGGCATTACGCCTTTGGGGCTGCCTGGGCAATGGCCGATCTTGGTCGACGCCGAGGTGCTGGAGCTGCCGCTGGCCTTGATCGGTTCTGGAATTCGCAAGTCTAAGCGCATCTTGCCGGGCAAGGTGCTGGCCCAGGTGGCCGGCGTCGAAATTGTTCCCGGGCTCGGCTTACTTGCCGCCGGTTAA